In Myxococcus stipitatus, the following are encoded in one genomic region:
- a CDS encoding AAA family ATPase produces the protein MKLTRLTVHRYRDVAPGTELTPSPSLNLLLGANGTGRTTLLELFSTVIGSDFSGLIHEPFALEYELALPGLKLHVYARNESDVPPRQEALARQGAGLLPVRATGPDTGLQPLIELELRWTSPSARMVMRADAEGIDCKVDGAPVWSRAMSWSLLDRSVWTLLFMTAQYLDAGVKERLKPLLRRTFLLAPQRFDESLGMFERMSAVRYAMEVRDGEVFPLGLMALPAWMPGWLKERVEVEPEVEALELRHDTMERAFLARFVSLADLESGRLRVEVLEKRSFENGGRVGFGGLAFQFIRRGGHSLTQAQLGFGQKRLLSLLYYLDVNEDFAILDEPANGLHPRWVEASLGELGGRQVFLASQSPLPLEHPVFTSEEELRSSLIFCGPVSHEGREHMGWRHPSRQVAASLFDAHRSGARPLGALLREHGVW, from the coding sequence ATGAAGCTCACCCGGCTCACCGTCCACCGCTACCGGGATGTCGCGCCCGGCACCGAGCTCACGCCCAGCCCTTCGCTCAACCTGCTGTTGGGCGCCAACGGCACCGGACGCACGACGCTGCTGGAGTTGTTCAGTACGGTCATCGGCTCGGACTTCTCCGGCCTCATCCACGAGCCCTTCGCGCTGGAGTACGAGCTGGCCCTGCCCGGGCTGAAGCTGCACGTCTACGCGCGCAATGAGTCAGACGTGCCCCCTCGGCAGGAGGCGCTCGCCCGGCAGGGCGCGGGGCTCTTGCCGGTCCGCGCGACGGGCCCGGACACGGGGCTCCAGCCGCTCATCGAGCTGGAGCTGCGGTGGACGTCACCCTCGGCGCGGATGGTGATGCGCGCGGACGCGGAGGGGATTGACTGCAAGGTGGACGGCGCGCCCGTCTGGTCCCGCGCGATGAGCTGGTCGTTGTTGGACCGCTCGGTGTGGACGCTGTTGTTCATGACGGCGCAGTACCTCGACGCGGGGGTGAAGGAGCGGCTCAAGCCGCTCTTGCGGCGCACGTTCCTGCTCGCGCCGCAGCGCTTCGACGAGTCGCTGGGGATGTTCGAGCGGATGAGCGCGGTGCGCTACGCGATGGAGGTCCGCGACGGCGAGGTGTTCCCCTTGGGGTTGATGGCCCTGCCCGCGTGGATGCCGGGGTGGTTGAAGGAGCGCGTGGAGGTGGAGCCCGAGGTGGAGGCGCTGGAGCTTCGCCATGACACGATGGAGCGGGCCTTCCTCGCGCGCTTCGTGAGCCTGGCGGACCTGGAGTCCGGACGGCTGCGCGTGGAGGTGTTGGAGAAGCGCTCGTTCGAGAATGGCGGGCGGGTGGGCTTCGGAGGACTGGCGTTCCAGTTCATCCGGAGGGGCGGACACTCGCTGACGCAGGCTCAGCTGGGCTTCGGGCAGAAGCGCCTGCTGTCGTTGCTGTACTACCTGGACGTCAACGAGGACTTCGCCATCCTCGATGAGCCGGCCAATGGACTGCATCCTCGCTGGGTGGAGGCGAGCTTGGGCGAACTGGGAGGACGCCAGGTGTTCCTCGCGAGCCAGAGCCCGCTGCCGCTGGAGCACCCCGTGTTCACGTCCGAGGAGGAGCTGCGCTCATCGCTCATCTTCTGCGGCCCGGTGTCCCATGAGGGGCGCGAGCACATGGGGTGGAGGCATCCCTCGCGGCAGGTGGCCGCGAGCCTCTTCGATGCCCATCGCAGCGGGGCTCGGCCGCTGGGCGCGCTCTTGCGAGAGCACGGCGTGTGGTGA
- a CDS encoding DUF2911 domain-containing protein: protein MKNLALGVLFSALVALVAAPASAELSLPAASPAAKASQDVGVSTISIDYSSPAVKGRKIWGDLVPWDKPWRSGANAATKITFSNDVTFGGKPVPAGTYSIVTLPSQKGWKVMLNKELGLFSTPAQYSPANDVVTVAGTTTAIPNRERLTYIFSNTTDDGTTLDLEWEKLRVSVAIKVDTTALAAANIAKSVRATASEHAQAARYIAETSKDYATALKHADAAVAINSNWFNQWIRAEILAKSGKYAEARTAAQIAWDLGQKDANFFYKNQVQQALADWKNK, encoded by the coding sequence ATGAAGAATCTTGCCCTCGGAGTCCTGTTCTCCGCGCTCGTGGCCCTGGTCGCCGCGCCCGCGTCCGCCGAGCTCTCGCTGCCCGCCGCCAGCCCCGCCGCCAAGGCGTCGCAGGACGTGGGCGTCAGCACCATTTCCATCGACTATTCCAGCCCTGCCGTGAAGGGCCGCAAGATCTGGGGAGACCTGGTCCCCTGGGACAAGCCCTGGCGGTCGGGTGCCAACGCGGCCACGAAAATCACCTTCAGCAATGACGTGACGTTCGGCGGCAAGCCGGTGCCCGCGGGCACGTACTCCATCGTCACCCTGCCCTCGCAGAAGGGCTGGAAGGTGATGCTGAACAAGGAGCTGGGCCTGTTCTCCACGCCGGCGCAGTACTCCCCGGCGAATGACGTCGTCACTGTCGCGGGCACCACCACCGCGATTCCCAACCGCGAGCGCCTGACGTACATCTTCTCCAACACCACCGACGACGGCACCACGCTGGACCTCGAGTGGGAGAAGCTGCGCGTCTCCGTCGCCATCAAGGTGGACACCACCGCGCTGGCCGCGGCGAACATCGCCAAGTCGGTCCGCGCCACGGCCTCCGAGCACGCGCAGGCCGCGCGTTACATCGCCGAGACGTCCAAGGACTACGCCACCGCGCTGAAGCACGCGGACGCGGCCGTGGCCATCAACTCCAACTGGTTCAACCAGTGGATTCGCGCTGAAATCCTGGCCAAGAGCGGCAAGTACGCCGAGGCCCGCACGGCCGCGCAGATTGCGTGGGACCTGGGCCAGAAGGACGCGAACTTCTTCTACAAGAACCAGGTCCAGCAGGCCCTGGCGGACTGGAAGAACAAGTAG
- the bshA gene encoding N-acetyl-alpha-D-glucosaminyl L-malate synthase BshA, producing the protein MSPPLRVAITCFPTFGGSGMVATGVGLAMAERGHRVHFIARELPVRLDTLPRGVTFHEVTESDYPVLQHSGAYPIALASKMIEVATAEQLDVLHVHYAVPHATAAWMAREVLGDKAPRIVTTLHGTDTTLVGIHPSYLPMTRFSILRSDAVTTPSAFLRDATWSGFNIPNSVPIDVIANFVDTEHYAPGRERASLKALFPDLGEHEPVLIHVSNFRPVKRITDVVGVFAEVHRQMPCRLVMVGDGPERAPAEGMLRELGLSHRVAFPGKQHQFVKLLASADVFLLPSEQESFGLAALEALSCGVPVVASDVGGIPEVIRHGETGFLAPLGDVRAMAGHVLQLLRDSARWRAFSLRARADVVERFRKEPAIDQYESLYRRLVSGAPRR; encoded by the coding sequence ATGAGCCCACCCCTCCGCGTCGCCATCACCTGCTTTCCAACCTTTGGTGGCAGCGGCATGGTCGCCACCGGCGTCGGCCTGGCCATGGCCGAGCGCGGACACCGCGTCCACTTCATCGCCCGGGAGCTCCCGGTGCGGCTGGACACCCTGCCTCGGGGCGTGACGTTCCACGAGGTGACGGAGAGCGACTACCCCGTCCTCCAGCACTCCGGCGCGTATCCCATCGCGCTGGCCTCCAAGATGATTGAGGTCGCCACGGCCGAGCAGCTCGACGTGCTGCACGTCCACTACGCGGTGCCTCACGCCACCGCGGCGTGGATGGCGCGCGAGGTGCTGGGCGACAAGGCGCCGCGCATCGTCACCACGCTGCACGGGACGGACACGACGCTGGTGGGAATCCACCCCAGCTACCTGCCCATGACCCGCTTCTCCATCCTGCGCAGCGACGCGGTGACGACCCCGTCCGCGTTCCTCCGCGACGCGACGTGGAGCGGCTTCAACATTCCCAACAGCGTCCCCATCGACGTCATCGCCAACTTCGTGGACACGGAGCACTACGCCCCCGGGCGTGAGCGCGCGTCGCTGAAGGCCCTCTTCCCGGACCTGGGCGAGCACGAGCCCGTCCTCATCCACGTCTCCAACTTCCGTCCCGTCAAACGCATCACCGACGTGGTGGGCGTCTTCGCGGAGGTGCACCGCCAGATGCCCTGCCGCCTGGTGATGGTGGGGGATGGACCGGAGCGCGCGCCCGCGGAAGGGATGCTGCGCGAACTGGGGCTGTCCCACCGCGTGGCCTTCCCGGGCAAGCAGCACCAGTTCGTGAAGCTGCTCGCGTCGGCGGATGTGTTCCTCTTGCCGAGCGAACAGGAGAGCTTCGGGCTCGCGGCGCTGGAGGCGCTCAGCTGCGGAGTGCCCGTGGTGGCCAGCGACGTGGGCGGCATTCCGGAGGTGATTCGCCACGGGGAGACGGGCTTCCTCGCCCCGCTGGGAGACGTGCGCGCCATGGCGGGGCACGTGCTCCAGTTGCTGCGGGACTCAGCGAGGTGGCGGGCCTTCTCCCTCCGAGCGCGAGCCGACGTCGTCGAGCGATTCAGGAAGGAGCCTGCCATCGACCAGTACGAGTCGCTCTACCGGCGGCTCGTGAGCGGAGCCCCTCGCCGCTGA
- the bshB1 gene encoding bacillithiol biosynthesis deacetylase BshB1, whose amino-acid sequence MSGTTGATYGLEALAFGPHPDDVELFCGGLLAKLASQGHRTGIIDLSRGEKSSRGTLETRAEETAAATKVLGLTVRENLELPDGWLNPWAGFELPEPERTRHSAVTRVVEVLRRLRPELVIVPWEEERHPDHEAASALVTRALFFAGVRKFETEPASAPFTPRQVLYYPLRHLATPSFVVDVSSVYETKTAAVHCYASQVLPRPGAPATLVGSALSLSSLEARDRFYGAQVGVAHGEPYIVREMLGLVDPVEHFRRNSFEKPLFFPQSR is encoded by the coding sequence ATGAGCGGCACGACAGGCGCGACCTACGGACTGGAGGCCCTGGCCTTCGGTCCGCATCCGGACGACGTGGAGCTGTTCTGCGGTGGACTGCTGGCGAAGCTCGCGAGCCAGGGGCACCGCACCGGCATCATCGACCTGTCCCGGGGGGAGAAGAGCTCTCGCGGCACGCTGGAGACCCGCGCCGAGGAGACAGCGGCCGCCACGAAGGTGCTGGGCCTGACGGTGCGGGAGAACCTGGAGCTGCCGGATGGCTGGCTCAATCCCTGGGCCGGCTTCGAGCTGCCCGAGCCCGAGCGCACACGTCACTCCGCCGTGACGCGCGTGGTGGAGGTGCTGCGCCGGCTGCGTCCCGAGCTGGTCATCGTCCCCTGGGAAGAGGAGCGCCATCCGGACCACGAGGCCGCGAGCGCCCTCGTCACCCGCGCGCTGTTCTTCGCCGGAGTGCGCAAGTTCGAGACCGAGCCAGCCAGCGCGCCCTTCACCCCTCGGCAGGTGCTCTACTACCCGCTGCGGCACCTCGCCACGCCCAGCTTCGTCGTGGACGTGTCCTCCGTGTACGAGACGAAGACGGCGGCGGTGCACTGCTACGCGAGCCAGGTGCTGCCGCGCCCGGGCGCTCCCGCCACCCTGGTGGGTTCAGCCCTGTCGCTCTCCTCGCTGGAGGCGCGCGACAGGTTCTATGGCGCCCAGGTGGGTGTGGCCCATGGAGAGCCGTACATCGTCCGGGAGATGCTGGGGCTCGTCGACCCGGTGGAGCACTTCCGCCGGAATAGCTTCGAGAAGCCCCTGTTCTTCCCTCAAAGCCGATGA
- the bshC gene encoding bacillithiol biosynthesis cysteine-adding enzyme BshC: MAPTFSVPARGRPVITASVTPSFPTAWLKGDPRALAFLPDRFRHRAARAEAAADAGARSISPALLDIIAAQNARLAPSPARQRHLEELSRPGTIAVVTGQQMGLFLGPLYTLYKAAAAIADAKALREETGRPCVPVFWLQTEDHDLPEVDHCFVASPRGACCRVSLDIADAAASRAPVAHQRLGPGVTQALEALRAELSTEPQAAEHLELLERAYRPDATLSEAFTQVLASIFAEEGLVFIDPRDARLAPFAAPIHRLALQDAEALSGKLSRHVDSLTQAGFTVQVHIRPGSPLSFYSPEGVDGARYRLDPAGPGIWSLVGHPGGAKVTTDELLRALEHEPLRFTTSALLRPLLQDTLLPTAAYVGGPGEISYFAQLPPLYEHAGRPMPLVVPRARFRVVDDRARRLLNKLELTPDEVNEPREALLARLATRNEAEPFESAGMLEARLFKSFLAELEPLGEAMLKLDPQLLDALKRTRGTVRTALSRLVGRYGRALALRDTVAAERLDRLRALLVPDGAPQERIHGMSYYACRFGTREFTRKVLDACVPFSGDLQDLTP, translated from the coding sequence ATGGCACCGACCTTCTCCGTGCCGGCAAGGGGCCGACCTGTTATCACCGCCTCCGTGACGCCCTCCTTTCCCACCGCGTGGCTCAAGGGAGACCCACGCGCGCTCGCCTTCCTGCCCGACCGTTTCCGTCACCGCGCCGCTCGCGCGGAGGCCGCAGCGGACGCGGGCGCTCGCTCCATCTCACCGGCCCTGCTCGACATCATCGCGGCCCAGAACGCGCGGCTCGCTCCGAGCCCCGCCCGGCAGCGGCATCTCGAGGAGCTGTCCCGTCCCGGCACCATCGCCGTCGTCACGGGTCAACAGATGGGCCTGTTCCTCGGGCCCCTCTACACGCTCTACAAGGCCGCCGCCGCCATCGCCGACGCGAAAGCCCTTCGGGAAGAAACTGGCCGGCCCTGTGTTCCCGTCTTCTGGCTTCAAACCGAGGACCACGACCTGCCGGAAGTGGACCACTGTTTCGTCGCCAGCCCGAGAGGTGCCTGTTGTCGCGTGTCCCTGGACATCGCCGACGCGGCCGCCTCGCGTGCGCCCGTCGCCCACCAGCGACTGGGCCCCGGTGTCACCCAGGCGCTGGAGGCCCTGCGCGCGGAGTTGAGCACCGAGCCCCAGGCAGCCGAGCATCTGGAGCTGCTCGAGCGCGCCTACCGGCCCGACGCGACGCTCTCCGAGGCGTTCACCCAGGTCCTCGCCTCCATCTTCGCCGAGGAGGGCCTGGTGTTCATCGACCCGAGGGACGCGCGCCTCGCGCCCTTCGCGGCCCCCATCCATCGCCTCGCCCTCCAAGACGCGGAGGCGCTGTCCGGCAAGCTCTCCCGCCACGTGGACTCGCTGACCCAAGCGGGCTTCACCGTGCAGGTCCACATCCGCCCCGGCTCGCCGCTGAGCTTCTACTCACCGGAGGGAGTCGACGGCGCGCGCTACCGGTTGGACCCCGCGGGCCCTGGCATCTGGAGCCTGGTGGGCCATCCCGGTGGCGCCAAGGTGACGACGGACGAACTGCTGCGCGCGCTCGAGCACGAGCCGCTGCGCTTCACCACCTCCGCGCTGCTCAGGCCCCTGCTCCAGGACACCCTGCTGCCCACCGCGGCCTATGTCGGCGGCCCCGGGGAGATCTCCTACTTCGCGCAGCTGCCGCCCCTCTATGAGCACGCGGGCAGGCCCATGCCCCTGGTGGTGCCGCGCGCGCGCTTCCGTGTGGTGGATGACCGGGCTCGCAGGCTGCTCAACAAACTGGAGCTCACGCCTGACGAGGTCAACGAGCCCCGCGAAGCCCTGCTGGCGCGGCTGGCCACGCGCAACGAGGCGGAGCCCTTCGAATCCGCCGGCATGCTGGAGGCGCGCCTGTTCAAGTCCTTCCTCGCGGAGCTGGAGCCGTTGGGCGAGGCGATGCTCAAGCTCGACCCGCAGCTCCTGGATGCGCTCAAGCGCACGCGAGGCACCGTCCGCACCGCGCTCTCGCGACTCGTGGGCCGGTATGGCCGGGCGCTCGCGCTGCGCGACACCGTCGCGGCCGAGCGACTGGACCGGCTGCGGGCCCTGCTCGTCCCCGACGGCGCACCGCAAGAGCGCATCCACGGCATGTCCTATTACGCCTGCCGCTTCGGCACGCGGGAGTTCACGCGCAAGGTGCTCGACGCGTGTGTCCCCTTCTCCGGAGACCTCCAGGACCTGACGCCATGA
- a CDS encoding PIG-L family deacetylase: MSVGIGTPALAQAPRQPHAGEIAAGLRRLGVTGSVLYVAAHPDDENTRFLAWLVGERGLRAGYLSLTRGDGGQNLIGTEQDEMLGLIRTYELLAARRVDGAEQFFTRARDFGYTKSAEEALRIWGHDAVLADVVLAIRRFQPDLIVTRFDTKPPNHGHHTASALLAAEAFTAAADPKRFPEQLDLVKPWKADRLLNNVPIWNRKPDADMSAYLKVDVGGYDALLGRSWGEVSAESRSQHKSQGFGVPAERGPLFEYFTPLDGTRPKADVFEGLDLSWSRWKGTEAVARAVDEAAKGFDARAPHRTVPALLRVHEALSALPDDHPWKAIKLRETEALVAACSGLFLEARAAEAVGVPGATVKLNLFALNRSPAALKLVSVSLPGGELVKVDAALAEHAPFKLDKEVRLPENAAITTPYWLRKPVSGGMFALDDADRALTGLPEGPSALMASFVYEVSGRRITVTRPVVFVWTDPVRGELYRAFEVVPAVTATLERDRVMFPNGATQVVSVVLGAGRAEATGKVRLEMPPGWKSEPVEHAFQLAARGDERTVQFKVTPPKGATEKGRLRVVVDHGNRLDSWRVRSVGHEHLPPLAVRQASEGTLIPFALTTKVKRLGYIPGPGDKVAESLAAVGYEVTVLPEERLASEKLERFDAILVGVRAFNAYPHIAVHREKLLNYVKGGGRLVVQYNTNNRVGPLESFVGPYPLEIGRDRVTDETAAMVTVSANEPLLLGPNRLTAADFEGWVQERGLYFASKWDAQYRPVFALKDAGEEPQRGSLLVARHGKGVFVYTGLAFFRQLPAGVPGAYRLLANILAQ; this comes from the coding sequence ATGAGCGTTGGAATCGGGACCCCAGCTCTCGCACAGGCACCTCGACAACCTCACGCAGGAGAAATCGCCGCGGGTCTGCGGCGGCTCGGCGTGACAGGCAGCGTGCTCTACGTCGCGGCTCACCCGGATGACGAGAACACACGCTTTCTCGCCTGGCTGGTGGGAGAGCGCGGCCTGCGCGCGGGCTATCTCTCGCTCACGCGGGGCGATGGAGGACAGAACCTCATCGGCACCGAGCAGGACGAGATGCTCGGCCTCATTCGCACCTATGAGCTGCTCGCGGCCCGTCGCGTGGATGGCGCGGAGCAGTTCTTCACCCGCGCGCGCGACTTCGGCTACACGAAGTCCGCCGAAGAGGCGCTGCGCATCTGGGGCCACGACGCGGTGCTGGCGGATGTGGTGCTGGCCATCCGCCGCTTCCAGCCGGACCTCATCGTCACGCGCTTCGACACGAAGCCGCCGAACCACGGTCACCACACCGCGTCCGCGCTGCTCGCCGCCGAGGCCTTCACCGCCGCCGCGGACCCGAAGCGCTTCCCGGAGCAGCTCGACCTGGTGAAGCCGTGGAAGGCGGACCGGCTGCTCAACAACGTCCCCATCTGGAACCGGAAGCCGGACGCGGACATGTCCGCCTATCTCAAGGTGGATGTGGGCGGTTACGACGCGCTCCTCGGACGTTCGTGGGGCGAGGTGTCCGCGGAGAGCCGCAGCCAGCACAAGAGCCAGGGCTTCGGTGTCCCGGCCGAGCGTGGCCCGCTGTTCGAGTACTTCACGCCGCTCGATGGGACGCGCCCCAAGGCCGACGTGTTCGAGGGCCTGGATTTGTCTTGGAGCCGCTGGAAGGGCACGGAGGCGGTGGCCCGCGCGGTGGATGAGGCGGCGAAGGGCTTCGATGCGCGCGCGCCGCACCGCACGGTGCCCGCGCTGTTGCGAGTGCACGAGGCGCTGTCCGCGCTGCCCGACGACCATCCGTGGAAGGCCATCAAGCTGCGCGAGACGGAGGCGCTGGTGGCCGCGTGCTCGGGGCTGTTCCTGGAGGCGCGAGCGGCCGAGGCCGTGGGTGTGCCGGGCGCGACGGTGAAGTTGAACCTGTTCGCGCTGAACCGCTCGCCCGCGGCGCTCAAGCTGGTGAGTGTGTCGTTGCCGGGTGGGGAGCTCGTGAAGGTGGATGCGGCGCTCGCGGAGCATGCGCCCTTCAAGTTGGACAAGGAGGTGCGGCTGCCCGAGAACGCGGCCATCACCACGCCGTACTGGCTGCGCAAGCCGGTGTCCGGCGGGATGTTCGCGCTGGACGATGCGGACCGGGCGCTGACGGGGTTGCCGGAAGGGCCCTCGGCGCTGATGGCGTCGTTCGTCTATGAGGTGTCGGGCCGGCGCATCACGGTGACGCGGCCGGTGGTCTTCGTGTGGACGGACCCGGTGCGCGGCGAGCTGTACCGCGCGTTCGAGGTGGTGCCCGCCGTCACCGCGACGTTGGAGCGCGACCGGGTGATGTTCCCCAACGGCGCGACGCAGGTCGTGTCGGTGGTGCTGGGCGCGGGGCGCGCGGAGGCCACGGGGAAGGTTCGCCTGGAGATGCCTCCGGGGTGGAAGTCCGAACCGGTGGAGCACGCGTTCCAGCTCGCCGCGCGCGGCGACGAGAGGACGGTGCAGTTCAAGGTGACGCCGCCCAAGGGCGCGACGGAGAAGGGGCGCCTGCGCGTCGTGGTGGACCATGGAAACCGCCTGGATTCGTGGCGGGTGCGTTCGGTGGGGCATGAGCACCTGCCTCCGCTGGCGGTGCGTCAGGCCTCCGAGGGGACGCTGATTCCCTTCGCGCTGACGACGAAGGTGAAGCGTCTGGGTTACATCCCCGGGCCTGGGGACAAGGTGGCGGAGAGCCTGGCGGCGGTGGGGTACGAGGTGACGGTGCTTCCGGAGGAGCGGCTGGCCTCGGAGAAGCTGGAGCGCTTCGACGCCATCCTCGTGGGCGTGCGGGCCTTCAACGCCTATCCGCACATCGCGGTGCACCGGGAGAAGTTGCTGAACTACGTGAAGGGCGGTGGGCGGTTGGTGGTGCAGTACAACACCAACAACCGCGTGGGGCCGCTGGAGTCCTTCGTGGGGCCGTACCCGCTGGAGATTGGCCGAGACCGCGTGACGGATGAGACGGCGGCGATGGTGACCGTGTCCGCCAACGAGCCGCTGCTCTTGGGTCCCAACCGGCTGACGGCCGCGGACTTCGAGGGCTGGGTCCAGGAGCGTGGGCTCTACTTCGCGTCGAAGTGGGATGCGCAGTACCGCCCGGTGTTCGCGTTGAAGGACGCGGGCGAGGAGCCGCAGCGCGGTTCGCTGCTGGTCGCTCGTCACGGCAAGGGCGTGTTCGTCTACACGGGCCTCGCGTTCTTCCGTCAGCTCCCCGCCGGAGTCCCCGGCGCCTACCGCCTCCTGGCGAACATCCTCGCGCAATGA
- a CDS encoding sodium:solute symporter: protein MTSLDWLVLVGTIALIVGWGMWKSRGARNAEDFLRGKRVLKWHTIGLTVMATQASAITFLSVPGQAYEDGMRFVQFYFGLPFAMILISAVFVPIYYKMNVITAYQYLETRFDLKTRLLGAFLFLVQRGMAAGITLYAPSIILSTILGWPLEPTVLAIGAVVILYTVSGGASAVSQTQKQQMVVMMSGMVVAALVILWRLPANVGFGEAVDVAGTFGRLNVVSFDFNVQDRYNFWSGITGGFFLALSYFGTDQSQVGRYLSGNSISESRLGLLFNGVLKLPMQFIILFVGILVFVFYQFNSPPLLFNDTLRARVQATEKAGEYAALESRWEQVQSSKREQLDRYLAAGDAGDAAAQASMRESLRATATEASAIRKDAKALVTKALPGAETKDSDYIFIGFVKRWLPSGLFGLLIAVILSAAMSSIASELTALGATTTVDFYRRLVRPEASDKHVLVASKLCTVFWGLVAVSFASFASLLDNLIQAVNILGSIFYGTVLGLFLVAFFLKHVKGHAVFTAAVISQATVIGLFMLSNIGYLWFNVIGCALVVVLSLVAQAVMPREVDVVPAAGA from the coding sequence GTGACTTCGCTCGACTGGTTGGTCCTCGTCGGAACGATTGCGCTCATCGTCGGTTGGGGGATGTGGAAGTCGCGTGGCGCGCGGAACGCGGAGGACTTCCTCCGAGGCAAGCGCGTGCTGAAGTGGCACACCATCGGGCTGACGGTGATGGCGACGCAGGCGAGCGCCATCACGTTCCTCTCGGTGCCGGGGCAGGCGTACGAAGACGGGATGCGCTTCGTGCAGTTCTACTTCGGACTGCCGTTCGCGATGATTCTCATCAGCGCCGTGTTCGTGCCCATCTATTACAAGATGAACGTCATCACGGCGTACCAGTACCTGGAGACGCGCTTCGACTTGAAGACGCGGCTCCTGGGGGCGTTCCTCTTCCTGGTGCAGCGTGGAATGGCGGCGGGCATCACCCTCTACGCGCCGTCCATCATCCTCTCGACAATCCTGGGCTGGCCGTTGGAGCCCACGGTGCTGGCCATTGGCGCGGTGGTGATTCTGTACACGGTGTCGGGTGGTGCCAGCGCGGTGAGCCAGACGCAGAAGCAGCAGATGGTGGTGATGATGAGCGGCATGGTGGTGGCCGCGCTCGTCATCCTCTGGCGGCTGCCCGCGAACGTGGGCTTCGGCGAGGCGGTGGATGTCGCGGGGACGTTTGGCCGGCTCAACGTGGTGAGCTTCGACTTCAACGTGCAGGATCGTTACAACTTCTGGTCGGGCATCACCGGGGGCTTCTTCCTGGCGCTGTCGTACTTCGGCACGGACCAGTCCCAGGTGGGGCGCTACCTGTCGGGGAACTCCATCTCCGAGAGCCGGCTGGGCCTGCTGTTCAACGGCGTGCTCAAGCTGCCGATGCAGTTCATCATCCTCTTCGTCGGCATCCTCGTCTTCGTCTTCTACCAGTTCAACTCGCCGCCGCTGCTCTTCAACGACACGTTGCGCGCGCGGGTGCAGGCCACGGAGAAGGCGGGGGAGTACGCGGCGCTGGAGTCGAGGTGGGAGCAGGTGCAGTCCAGCAAGCGGGAGCAGTTGGACCGCTATCTGGCCGCGGGTGACGCGGGAGATGCCGCGGCGCAGGCGAGCATGCGGGAGTCGCTGCGCGCCACCGCGACGGAGGCCAGCGCGATTCGCAAGGACGCGAAGGCGCTGGTGACGAAGGCGCTGCCCGGGGCGGAGACGAAGGACTCGGACTACATCTTCATCGGCTTCGTGAAGCGTTGGCTGCCGAGCGGACTGTTCGGCTTGCTCATCGCGGTCATCCTGTCAGCGGCGATGAGCTCCATCGCGAGTGAATTGACGGCGTTGGGTGCGACGACGACGGTGGACTTCTACCGGCGGTTGGTGCGTCCGGAGGCATCGGACAAGCACGTGTTGGTGGCATCGAAGTTGTGCACGGTGTTCTGGGGGCTGGTGGCCGTGAGCTTCGCGAGCTTCGCGTCCCTGTTGGACAACCTCATCCAGGCGGTGAACATCCTCGGGTCCATCTTCTACGGGACGGTGCTGGGGCTCTTCCTGGTGGCCTTCTTCCTCAAGCACGTGAAGGGGCACGCGGTGTTCACCGCCGCGGTCATCTCGCAGGCGACGGTGATTGGACTCTTCATGCTCAGCAACATCGGCTACCTCTGGTTCAACGTGATTGGCTGTGCGCTGGTGGTCGTGCTGAGCCTGGTGGCCCAGGCTGTCATGCCGCGTGAGGTGGACGTGGTTCCGGCGGCGGGGGCGTAA